GGACGTCCACCAAATGCGTGACGATGTGCGGAGGGGCTTTTATCGAGCCGTATTCCTGAATGAAGTGCAGGATGGGATGTGCAATTGGCGATAAAAGTGTGCTTTTATTTGGTGGTGCCCATTTGGGGGCAAGCAATAACATGAACGGCCACTAGCCCCAAGGCAACTTAACAAGCAATAAAGCGCTACTTAGCTTGCATCAATATCCTATCAACTAAGAAGCTTCGTTTCCCTTTTTGCAACAGCCACCATTTTTACCGAAGAACAACCAGAACCCGACGGCTAACAAAATCCAGGGCAGCGCACCGCCAAAATGAACAAATCTGTGAAACCCACCAAAGCTGGGTGCCCCTGTGATTTGAATAACGGCCAAAAACAAAACGCCCAGGCCGGCGAGCATGATAAGTTTGGATCGGTCTTGCATCGGTTTTCTCTCTCCTAAAAGCAGTCAATAATCCACGCTACGACTGCATGCACAGGAAGTTACAACTGTTCACTGCTATGCACCGGGGCCGTAACCTGCATCCTGCATCGGATGCCAAAAAATCGGCAAGCCTTGCCGCCCTGCTTCAGCCACCAGGATAGCAAACCGTGATTTTCCCTTTTTTTTAACGACTACAGCATCAGGAATGGAGTTTGAACCTTCCAGATCCAGACACCCATACCTGCAGGTGCATGCCGCGCTGCTTCGGTGTTCTTTATCGTATCTCATTCATCAGGAACCGGGTGACGCACATGCTGCTTGCTCCAGTGATTCCGGTTGTTGTCCTTTTGATTGTGGGGCTTTTCTGCATCGAAGCCTATCTTGCCTTTCTGACCGTTGTGCTATTGCAGCCCAACCTGGTCTTGCCGTCTCAACCAGCACCGCTGCAAGCAGACCGCAAAGGTACTGCCTGGCTGGACAACGTAAATCACGAAATCAGAACGCCGCTTGCCGGCATTCTGGCTACCGCACAAATCTTGCACGATGAAGTTGGCCCGCAACATCAAGAGTTAACAGAACTCCTGATGGAAAGCGGTCAGCGAATGAACAATGCAATTTGTGACGTCATTGATCTGGTCGCACTCACCGAACCCTCGTATAAACCAGACCAAATACCCGTCCGGATCAATCAAGAACTCCCTGCTCTCATCGACCGCTATAGCGCAGCGGCAATGGCCCGTGGCATCTCGATTGAATTTGACCCGATGCAGAAAGATTATGCGGTAAAAAGTGACCCAGCATTGCTCAGAAAAGTATTTGAGCATTTGTTACAAAACGCCATCCAGTTCACAGATGCCGGCGCAATCAAACTCGCCGTCAAAAAAGATGGCGAATGGCTACACGTCGAAATTAAAGACGCCAGTCCAGTAATGGCTAAAAATTTGCTTTACAGACAGCATAACCCATCATTACTGCCAGAATCAAAACAAACACCTACAGCCGTAGCGGACGGACTTGGGCTGGCTTTAACAAAGCGTATGATCAACATCTCAGGAGGGAGAATTTCCGTATCCCACCAGGCCGGCAACAGCAATACCCTGACCGTCTCATATCCCGTTGCCGAAGAATCCGCTTAGGCGAGGAAACGCATGACCGTTCCATGCGTGCAAGGGATACTGATTTACCAGCATTTCATGAAGGGTCACAGCGGTTCTCCCTGCTCGTCAGGCCGAATTGCCCAGGAATGAATGACGCATTCAAAACAGCCGTGTGCATCCTTTTCCATATCATGAAAAGCGCCTCAGTTGCTTGATCTAAAGGAGTACGATGGATATAATTGACCCATGCATGGAGTTGTCTGGCGGCCGACAATATCCACAAGTCCATTCTTTACAAGCATTTACGTCTATTTCCGAACCCAATACCCACCGTAAGTCTTCCAGGTAGTAGCTTTTTAACATGGAGACCGCGCGATCACATGGTTCATCCAGAGTATTGACCGAAGCTGAAGCTGAACGGTCAGGAGTGGCCTATGCCATTGAAAATGCGTGGGCCAATACGCCTGTTGATGACTCTGGCTATCAGTCCATTCACCTTTCCCAAATGGGAAAAGAGCGCCTCAAAGCTAAACCTGAGCGCTATAAAATTGGTGATGTGATTGGGGGCAGATACGCCGTACTGGACATCCACAGAGGCTCCATGGGGGTCATCTACGCAACCTACGACCGCGTAGAAAAGCTGCCGCGCGCGCTTAAAACACTGCAGCAACGCTTTGCGCACATTAAAGAAATGCAGCAGATGTTCATCGAAGAAGCCTCTGTTTGGGTGCGCATCGAAAAACATCCCTTTATTGTTCGCGCTTATCTGGTAGATATTTTTGAAGGTCAACCTTTTGTAATTACCGAGTATATCCGCGGTAAAGAAGGTGTTGGCAACGATTTACGCGCCTGGCTGGGCAAACCAGAGCTAACCCTCGATGTAACCATGGAATTGGCCTTGCAGATGGCGCAAGCCCTGCAGCATGCCACCCGTAAAGTCTCTGGACTTGTACACCGCGACCTAAAGCCTGGCAACGTGCTCGTTGACGACCGCCGGCGGGCGCTGGTAGCAGACTTCGGTCTGGTTTACGCCAACGACTCGCGGAGCGGTACGCCGGCCTACATGGCACCAGAGCAATGGATGCGAAAAGAAGTTACGATGCAAACCGACATCTACGCTTACGGCTGCATCTTGTATGAAATGATCACAGGCCATCGCCTGTTCAAGGCACAAACGATCAACGATTGGCAAAACGTCCACCTCAACCAGGAGCCCGTGCTCCCCTCTTTGCTCAACACCAATGTTGATGAGGGACTCGAGCGCTTTGTACTCAGATGCCTCGCAAAAGACAAAGGTGAGCGACCATCGGGTTGGGAAGAGGTTGTAGACGAGTGTACCAACTGGTACCGCCATCTTACGGGCCTAAATCCAAAACTCGACTTCAGTACATACGACCTCAAAGGGGGCGAACTTGTGAACGCAAGTTATTCGCTTACCCAATTGGGCAAATATCAGGAAGTACTTGAAGTGTGCGACCGGGCCCTGCTGCTGAATGCCAACAACACCACTGCCCTCTACAACAAAGGCATTGCGCTTGGCAAAATTGGCAGATACGAGCAAGCTGTAGCAGCATACGAACGCATCCTGGCGCTCGACCCCAGTGATGCCGGCGCCCTGTACCATAAAGGCAACGCGCTGATGGCACTTGGTCGATATGACCAGGCCGTGATTGCCTACGCAGATACCCTTGCAGTGAATAAGGAAGACGCGGCCGTTTGGTATAACAAAGCCCTTGCGTTAAACCACCTTGGGCAGCACCAACAAGCCCTCGATGCGTGCCTGCATTCGTTGCGCATCGACCCTGAAAATGCCGCAGCCTGGCAGAACAAAGGCAACGCGCTGATTGCGCTGGAAAAATACGACGAGGCCGTTGAAGCCTACCAAAATGCCATTGCCCTCGACAGCGCTGACCTCGACTCCTGGTACAACCTTGGCAATGCCCTCATGACCACAGGCCGGCATGATGCAGCTGTGGAGGCCTATGACAATGTCTTAAACGTAGCCCCCAATGATCCGGGAGCCTGGAATAACAAAGGCATCGCGCTAAAGCATCTGGGCCGGCATGAAGAAGCCGTAGCAGCATACAACCGGGCACTTGATCTCGACCCGTCGGATGCCGGCGCGTGGAACAACAAAGGCAACGCCCTCCTGCAACTTGGTAAAACCGACAAAGCGATGACCGCCTTTGTCCGCGCCCTCGTGCTAAACCCGGAAGATGCCGGTGCCTGGTACAACAAAGGCATTGCGCTCGCGCAGGTACACCGCTATGCGCAAGCACTCGAAGCATACAACCGGGCACTTGCCATCAATGCCGGCACAGCCCAGGTATGGTACCACAAAGGAATTGCACTCATCAAAACCGGCCAATACGAAGAAGCCATTAAAGCCAACGATCGCGCCATTAAACTGGATGCCCTTTCGGTGGACGCATGGTACAACAACGGCATTGCCCTCAACCACCTGCGTCGATACAAAGACGCGGTGACCGCTTACAACAGGGCGTTGTCGCTCGACCCCAAATATGCAGATGCCTGGTACAACAAAGGCAATGCGCTGACCAATCTTGGCCTCCTCCAGGATGCGCTGGAAGCATATACCAATGCGCTGGAACTGAACAACGAAGACATCGAAGCAGCCTACAACAAAGCCATTACCCACGGCAAACTTAACCAGTTTGAAGAAGCCAACCGGGCGTATGACATTGTGCTAAACTACAATGACCGAGACGTAGACGCGTGGCTCAACAAAGGGATTGCGCTTGACAGCCTGCATCGCTACTCGGAAGCCTTCGTTGCTTATGAACACGTATTAAACTTGAAAGACGACCATCCGGTAGCCTGGAGTAAAAAGAGTGGTATTCTGATCAAGCTGAAGCGGTTCAGAGAAGCTGTGCAGGCCAGCGACCGGGCGCTTGCGATCAATGCGCACGAGCCAGAAGCCCTGCGTAACAAAGCTATTGCGCTGAATTATCTCAGGCGCTACTCCTGATCTGGCATCCGCTACTGGATTCCAGTTAACGTTGCATACCGGGTCGTAGCACATTGGACATTCCCACCTCCTTGTTCGATATTCAACCGTACCCAAAATCGAACAACGCTGAAACAAACCCCAAAAACGCGATGCCGCTTTCCTGCCGCTCGTTGTACCCTGCTGTGCAAACAAGCTTACTGATATGCTTGCTGCTGCTGGCTACCGGATGCAAACCCACTGACAACAAACCAGAAAATTATCCACAGCGTCCGATCAGCTTTTTTGTCCCCTGGAATCCCGGAGGCGGCACCGATACCGTTTCAAGGGCGCTTGCGGTTGCATTGCAAAAACATCTAGACACCTCGGTAAATGTTATAAACCGAACGGGCGGCGGCGGCGTTGTCGGCCACCTTGCCTTGTCTCAGGCAAGATCCGATGGCTACACCATTGGCGCTGTTACGGGTGAAATAACGATGATGCACTGGCAAGGCCTGACAGATTTGACCGTGAACAACTACACCCCGATTGCGCTGTTGATGAATAACCCGGCAGCCCTCACGGTACGCGCTGATGCCCCCTGGCAAACCCTCGATGATTTGCTAGGCGCGCTACGTACTGACCCCGGGACGCTACTGGCTTCGGGCACCTCGCGCGGAGGTATTTGGGATCTGGCACGTATTGGTTTTTTAAATGAAGCCGGCCTGGAAGCCTCAGCAATGCCGTGGGTACCGAGCCAGGGCGCGGCCCCTGCCTTGCAGGAATTGCTTGCGGGCGGCGTGCAGGTTGTTACAGTGGCCCTTGCAGAAGCAGAAGCCCTCTACCGGGCTGGTGAAGTTAAAGTTTTAGGCGTGATGGCCGATGACAGACTCGCTGCTTTCCCTGAAATCCCTACCCTCAAAGAACAAGGCATCAACTGGCAAATTGGGGGCTGGGTATCACTGGGCGCACCAGCTGACCTGCCAGACGCCGTTAAAGCAAAACTTGTAGCTGCTACGCGCGCAGCAGTCTCGGATTCGGTCTACGCCGCCCCGCTAGAACGCGCCGGCTTCAACCTGACGTTCATAGACGGCGACGCCTTTGACAATTTCCTCACCGAGCAAGACGAAATCAGCGGCAGACTACTCGAAATGGCAGGTATGTCGAAAAAACAAGGAAATTGAGTAAAGCCCTTAGCAACAGCGCTGATTCGAGATGCTCATGATCCTGTAGTTGTTGTCCTCCTCGCCTGACACAGACACCACCCATGCAACGACGCGCCATACATAGAGATGCTTTTTCGGGCGTGTTGCTCATCAGCCTGAGCCTGTGGGTTTTGTGGTACAGTAGAGGGTTTCCACAACTCGACAATGGCTATCCCGGCCCCTCCCTTTTTCCAGTGCTTATCGCCGGTTCAATCGGGCTTGCCGGGCTCTGGCTTGCCTATCGTGGCTTGCGTCAATCGGGGACTCCACGTAAACCCCGCACAGCAAAAAGCGTCCTTTCTGGCCTCGCCCGACTTCTTACCGGCATTGCCCTTGCAGCACTGTACCCTGTGTTGATAAACTACACACACTTTATCCCCGTGATGGCATTCCTCATTCTCTTTGTTGCGCTCATGCTAAAGCATACGGCATGGCATGCAATGCTGATGGCCATCTTAAGTGCTAGCCTGATTTACGGACTGTTTACGCAGCTTTTGAATGTGCCTTTGTAAGCCCGTCTTCTAAACACAAATAACCGCTGTTTGCCCTATATTGGTGCGCTGAACGTACCACCTAGTTTGCGGTTATAACAATGTCCATATTCTCCTGGGAAGGCCTGCTTGCCCTTGTGCTTGGAGGCCTGTATGGATCGTTGTTTGGTGCAATTCCCGGTCTGACAGCGACGCTTGCTGTAGCCCTGTTTATCCCAATCGCCTTTTTCCTTGAGCCGGCTGTTGCGTTACCTGCCATCATCGCCATTTCCTCCGTTGCCATTTATGCCGGAGATGTGGGATCTGCGATTGCACGAATTCCTGGCACACCAGCCAGTGCAGCCTACGCAGATGAACTCCATGGCCTCACTAAATCAAGGGGACCGTTTTATGGCCTCGGCATTAGTGCACTCGGATCAGCAACAGGTGGCATCATTGGCACCCTCTTGCTAATTTTCAGTGCAACGGCCCTCGCACGGCTTGCAGCCCAGTTTTCATCCTTTGAGTATTTCTGGATTGCTGTACTCGGATTAACAGCCGGCATTTTCGCCTCTGGACGAGCGCCTGTCAAGGGGTTTGTCTCACTCGCCATTGGCCTCCTCTTTGCCACCGTTGGCATCGACCCGACGCTTGGCTTCCCCCGCTTTCATTTTGAAAACCCAA
The window above is part of the Bacteroidota bacterium genome. Proteins encoded here:
- a CDS encoding tetratricopeptide repeat protein — encoded protein: METARSHGSSRVLTEAEAERSGVAYAIENAWANTPVDDSGYQSIHLSQMGKERLKAKPERYKIGDVIGGRYAVLDIHRGSMGVIYATYDRVEKLPRALKTLQQRFAHIKEMQQMFIEEASVWVRIEKHPFIVRAYLVDIFEGQPFVITEYIRGKEGVGNDLRAWLGKPELTLDVTMELALQMAQALQHATRKVSGLVHRDLKPGNVLVDDRRRALVADFGLVYANDSRSGTPAYMAPEQWMRKEVTMQTDIYAYGCILYEMITGHRLFKAQTINDWQNVHLNQEPVLPSLLNTNVDEGLERFVLRCLAKDKGERPSGWEEVVDECTNWYRHLTGLNPKLDFSTYDLKGGELVNASYSLTQLGKYQEVLEVCDRALLLNANNTTALYNKGIALGKIGRYEQAVAAYERILALDPSDAGALYHKGNALMALGRYDQAVIAYADTLAVNKEDAAVWYNKALALNHLGQHQQALDACLHSLRIDPENAAAWQNKGNALIALEKYDEAVEAYQNAIALDSADLDSWYNLGNALMTTGRHDAAVEAYDNVLNVAPNDPGAWNNKGIALKHLGRHEEAVAAYNRALDLDPSDAGAWNNKGNALLQLGKTDKAMTAFVRALVLNPEDAGAWYNKGIALAQVHRYAQALEAYNRALAINAGTAQVWYHKGIALIKTGQYEEAIKANDRAIKLDALSVDAWYNNGIALNHLRRYKDAVTAYNRALSLDPKYADAWYNKGNALTNLGLLQDALEAYTNALELNNEDIEAAYNKAITHGKLNQFEEANRAYDIVLNYNDRDVDAWLNKGIALDSLHRYSEAFVAYEHVLNLKDDHPVAWSKKSGILIKLKRFREAVQASDRALAINAHEPEALRNKAIALNYLRRYS
- a CDS encoding HAMP domain-containing sensor histidine kinase, which produces MLLAPVIPVVVLLIVGLFCIEAYLAFLTVVLLQPNLVLPSQPAPLQADRKGTAWLDNVNHEIRTPLAGILATAQILHDEVGPQHQELTELLMESGQRMNNAICDVIDLVALTEPSYKPDQIPVRINQELPALIDRYSAAAMARGISIEFDPMQKDYAVKSDPALLRKVFEHLLQNAIQFTDAGAIKLAVKKDGEWLHVEIKDASPVMAKNLLYRQHNPSLLPESKQTPTAVADGLGLALTKRMINISGGRISVSHQAGNSNTLTVSYPVAEESA
- a CDS encoding tripartite tricarboxylate transporter substrate binding protein, encoding MPLSCRSLYPAVQTSLLICLLLLATGCKPTDNKPENYPQRPISFFVPWNPGGGTDTVSRALAVALQKHLDTSVNVINRTGGGGVVGHLALSQARSDGYTIGAVTGEITMMHWQGLTDLTVNNYTPIALLMNNPAALTVRADAPWQTLDDLLGALRTDPGTLLASGTSRGGIWDLARIGFLNEAGLEASAMPWVPSQGAAPALQELLAGGVQVVTVALAEAEALYRAGEVKVLGVMADDRLAAFPEIPTLKEQGINWQIGGWVSLGAPADLPDAVKAKLVAATRAAVSDSVYAAPLERAGFNLTFIDGDAFDNFLTEQDEISGRLLEMAGMSKKQGN
- a CDS encoding tripartite tricarboxylate transporter TctB family protein, whose protein sequence is MQRRAIHRDAFSGVLLISLSLWVLWYSRGFPQLDNGYPGPSLFPVLIAGSIGLAGLWLAYRGLRQSGTPRKPRTAKSVLSGLARLLTGIALAALYPVLINYTHFIPVMAFLILFVALMLKHTAWHAMLMAILSASLIYGLFTQLLNVPL